In a genomic window of uncultured Flavobacterium sp.:
- a CDS encoding RagB/SusD family nutrient uptake outer membrane protein, with protein sequence MKKLIIAILILGTTLNSCSDFIEEDNRSYGSAEQYFLTSAGFESLINTNYATLKDIYGGDPWLFEAGTDMYSEGRNQEPEGLAKYLTLSSSSAGVDQLYRTCYIAIQQANKGLYYSTVTEKSSTLDTRIGELKFLRANAYFLLVQTYGGVPVVLDNINTAVTSFDRNTAEEVYTQIFKDLNEALPAVSTAAYGGRVNKRAVQDLLAKVYLTRGYETFGTPADFTTAAALADQVIGGQALNVSFDNVVKPGNEMNAETIFSVQFSIASNATGTTALGSSQNYWFSSYLGAAAAGNPYPNRSYTLCPTVYALSLYEKGDKRWEGTFMNEIYSRYYDYYTVTDKAALKISDFYEPKWFTTADRDAWKLDNASRLVANFRYHNWGTYSSSAASGGDYNLIPVRKFDDPNAPYSGATSANYNTTPITPATNRSSTRDFIISRLGETYLIAAEAYFKAGQSGTALARLNEVRRRAGGGVVGAIPVLTSIDINTILDERGRELLGEYHRWFDLKRTGTLVERTVLYNPKVTTTNAFAGQNGNLKILRPIPQSALDLNRNKDFPQNPAY encoded by the coding sequence ATGAAAAAATTAATAATAGCTATACTAATACTGGGAACGACTTTAAATTCTTGCTCAGATTTTATCGAGGAAGACAATCGTTCTTATGGTTCAGCAGAGCAATATTTTTTGACTTCTGCGGGATTTGAGTCATTAATAAATACAAATTATGCAACGCTAAAAGACATTTATGGAGGTGATCCGTGGTTGTTTGAAGCAGGAACAGATATGTATTCTGAGGGAAGAAATCAGGAACCAGAAGGATTAGCCAAATATTTGACATTATCATCGTCATCTGCAGGAGTTGATCAATTGTACAGAACTTGTTATATCGCAATTCAACAGGCAAATAAAGGATTGTATTATTCGACAGTTACAGAGAAATCAAGCACATTAGATACCAGAATTGGCGAACTTAAATTTTTACGTGCAAACGCTTATTTTCTGTTAGTTCAAACTTATGGAGGAGTTCCGGTTGTTTTGGATAATATCAATACGGCTGTGACTTCGTTTGACAGAAATACGGCAGAAGAAGTTTATACGCAAATTTTTAAAGATCTTAACGAAGCACTTCCGGCAGTAAGTACAGCGGCATATGGCGGAAGAGTTAATAAAAGAGCGGTTCAGGATTTATTGGCAAAAGTATATTTGACAAGAGGTTATGAAACTTTTGGAACTCCGGCAGATTTTACAACGGCAGCAGCTTTGGCAGATCAGGTAATTGGCGGTCAGGCTTTGAATGTATCTTTTGATAATGTTGTAAAACCTGGAAATGAAATGAATGCTGAAACTATCTTTTCGGTTCAGTTTTCGATCGCTTCAAATGCAACGGGAACAACAGCTTTGGGAAGTTCTCAAAACTATTGGTTCAGTTCTTATTTAGGAGCTGCGGCGGCTGGAAATCCTTATCCAAACAGAAGTTACACACTTTGTCCTACAGTTTATGCTTTGTCATTATATGAAAAAGGAGATAAACGTTGGGAAGGTACTTTTATGAATGAAATCTACAGCAGATATTACGATTATTATACGGTAACAGATAAAGCAGCTTTGAAAATTTCAGATTTCTATGAGCCAAAATGGTTTACAACTGCTGATAGAGATGCTTGGAAATTGGATAATGCTTCAAGATTGGTAGCAAATTTCAGATACCATAATTGGGGAACTTATTCTTCATCAGCGGCTTCTGGAGGAGATTACAACCTGATTCCGGTTCGTAAATTTGATGATCCTAATGCTCCGTATAGTGGCGCAACAAGTGCAAATTATAACACAACGCCTATTACACCAGCTACAAACAGAAGTAGTACACGTGATTTTATTATTTCAAGATTAGGAGAAACGTATCTAATTGCTGCCGAAGCTTATTTTAAAGCAGGTCAATCTGGAACAGCTTTAGCAAGATTAAACGAAGTAAGAAGAAGAGCTGGAGGCGGAGTTGTAGGAGCAATTCCGGTATTAACGTCAATTGATATCAATACAATATTAGACGAAAGAGGTAGAGAATTATTGGGAGAATACCACCGTTGGTTTGACTTAAAACGTACTGGAACATTAGTAGAAAGAACTGTTTTGTACAACCCAAAAGTGACAACAACAAATGCTTTTGCAGGTCAAAATGGTAATCTTAAAATTTTAAGACCAATACCTCAATCCGCATTAGATTTAAACAGAAATAAAGATTTTCCTCAAAATCCTGCATATTAG
- a CDS encoding TonB-dependent receptor codes for MNIKQLSKKKIKYNLVFLFFLNFLLSTTMNAQSTVVEGKITDAAGLSLPGVNIQEKGTKNGTSTDFEGSFKINVASNKAVLIITYLGFQTQEVSVAGKSRVNVSLSEQSNSLNEVVVVGYGSVKKTDLTGAVNTLSAAKITERNVTNPMEAIQGGIAGVQVTSNSGRIGDGFNVIIRGANSINKDGSKPLFVVDGVPTDNIDFLNPQDIARMDVLKDASSAAIYGSRGGSGVIIVTTKSGTNAKAGVSVSYDSSYGNKQAVRLPKLMSPEKWWYYHQSAFLATTISATNPTYNDIDATELKAAVGQAGTNPVLFNRVANNQSYNWQDAVLKGGMTQNNYLNVTGRADNGLSYNIGLGMQKETGVIDNEGIDKYNFKAGLNHKINDKISFGVNLTISKTDEQLGSATAMQEAFRQNPFTSPWAIDANGNEIVGTYAQQPGTLRYPNGTLGINKTGSYNPLLEIANSSDEIKRFTTIGNLYGEYKFTNWLSFKSTFSAGSMNAREGRSLGAQTDFGLKNKSLPSGDVTNVQNFNYTWDNQFNINYTLKENHVFNVLLLQSFYSNTTETYFQSSRENPFETGFYNLGSGAQPTYNLTPSGSIAIIPSGVFIPYSKNTLESYAARLNYTYKGRYLLTASVRYDGSSVLADGNKWTAFPSVALGWNINQESFLKNVSFISNLKLRGSVGYTGNDNVSPYSSLSVLKVPTYYDFNGTPANGFTSSSLGNTNLTWEKTREVNLGLDFGFAKNRISGSVDVYDRLSKDLLFQQALPLEIGVPTITSNVGSISNKGIEVALVTKNIQTKNVSWETSFTFTKNVNKLESIYGQDKVDDVGNNLFIGENIHSYYNYVFDGVWQESEAAKALSYGQKPGEARVKDLNNDGKIDANNDRAILGNYDPKWSGSFSTTLKVKQFDLSLSLITNQGMTVFSGFHDNFADVTDRGRQKLDLKDWYIPANGAGIAPQYSNTNPLPRGAGVYYDTNNVAFYKNASFVKVQNIALGYSLDNDLVNKLKLKSMRFYVNVLNPFVITPYEGYDPEWATAALAVNRVSTMTVQMGLSLKF; via the coding sequence ATGAACATTAAACAATTATCAAAGAAAAAAATAAAATACAATCTTGTATTTTTATTTTTCCTCAATTTCCTTTTGAGTACGACCATGAACGCTCAGTCGACGGTTGTAGAAGGAAAGATTACTGATGCTGCAGGATTATCACTTCCGGGTGTGAATATCCAGGAAAAAGGTACTAAAAACGGAACTTCTACAGATTTTGAAGGAAGTTTTAAAATAAACGTTGCAAGTAATAAAGCGGTTTTGATTATAACTTATTTGGGTTTTCAGACTCAGGAAGTTAGCGTTGCAGGAAAATCGAGAGTGAATGTTAGTCTTTCGGAACAATCCAATTCGCTTAACGAAGTTGTGGTTGTTGGTTATGGATCTGTAAAAAAGACAGATTTAACCGGAGCTGTAAATACTTTATCGGCGGCTAAAATCACGGAAAGAAATGTTACTAATCCAATGGAAGCTATTCAGGGAGGAATTGCCGGAGTTCAGGTAACTTCAAATTCTGGACGTATTGGCGACGGTTTCAATGTTATTATTAGAGGAGCAAACTCTATAAATAAAGATGGATCTAAACCACTTTTTGTAGTTGATGGCGTTCCAACGGATAATATCGACTTTTTGAATCCGCAGGATATTGCGAGAATGGACGTGTTGAAAGATGCTTCTTCTGCAGCAATTTATGGTTCAAGAGGAGGAAGTGGAGTTATCATTGTGACAACCAAAAGTGGTACAAATGCAAAAGCGGGCGTATCAGTTTCTTATGACAGTTCTTATGGAAACAAACAAGCGGTAAGATTACCAAAATTAATGAGTCCTGAAAAATGGTGGTATTATCATCAATCGGCATTTTTGGCAACTACAATTTCGGCTACAAACCCAACATACAATGATATTGATGCAACCGAATTAAAAGCGGCAGTTGGTCAGGCAGGAACAAATCCTGTTTTGTTTAACAGAGTGGCTAATAATCAAAGTTACAATTGGCAGGATGCAGTTTTAAAAGGCGGAATGACTCAGAATAATTATTTGAATGTTACCGGTCGTGCCGATAATGGTTTGTCTTATAACATTGGTCTTGGTATGCAAAAAGAAACTGGAGTTATTGATAATGAAGGTATTGATAAGTATAACTTTAAAGCAGGTTTGAATCATAAGATCAATGATAAAATTTCATTTGGTGTAAATCTTACGATATCAAAAACGGATGAACAATTAGGAAGCGCAACTGCTATGCAAGAGGCTTTTAGACAAAATCCTTTCACTTCGCCTTGGGCAATTGATGCCAATGGTAACGAAATTGTTGGAACTTATGCACAACAACCAGGAACGCTAAGATATCCTAATGGAACTTTAGGAATTAATAAAACGGGTTCTTATAATCCGCTTTTAGAAATTGCAAATTCAAGCGACGAAATAAAAAGATTTACTACAATTGGGAATTTATATGGAGAATATAAATTTACAAATTGGTTGTCTTTCAAATCGACTTTTTCTGCTGGTTCAATGAATGCGAGAGAAGGAAGATCTCTCGGAGCTCAAACAGATTTTGGTCTTAAAAATAAAAGTTTACCTTCTGGAGATGTAACTAATGTTCAAAACTTCAATTATACTTGGGATAATCAGTTTAATATCAATTATACTTTAAAGGAAAATCATGTTTTCAACGTTTTATTGCTTCAGAGTTTTTACTCTAATACGACCGAAACTTATTTTCAATCTTCAAGAGAAAATCCATTTGAAACCGGATTTTACAATCTTGGTTCAGGAGCGCAGCCAACTTACAATTTGACGCCTTCGGGATCTATCGCGATAATTCCGTCAGGAGTATTTATTCCGTATTCTAAAAATACATTAGAATCTTATGCAGCTCGTTTGAACTATACTTACAAAGGGCGTTATTTATTGACAGCATCTGTACGTTACGATGGTTCTTCTGTTTTAGCTGATGGTAATAAATGGACAGCTTTCCCTTCTGTGGCTTTAGGATGGAATATTAATCAGGAATCATTCTTGAAAAATGTTTCTTTTATTTCTAATTTAAAATTAAGAGGAAGTGTTGGTTATACCGGAAATGATAACGTTTCGCCATATTCAAGTTTAAGTGTTTTAAAAGTGCCAACTTATTATGATTTTAATGGTACTCCGGCAAACGGTTTTACGTCTTCAAGCTTAGGAAATACAAATCTTACTTGGGAAAAAACAAGAGAGGTGAATTTAGGTTTAGACTTTGGATTTGCTAAAAACAGAATCTCAGGAAGTGTTGATGTTTATGATCGTTTATCAAAAGATTTATTGTTTCAACAAGCATTACCTTTAGAGATTGGAGTTCCTACAATTACTTCAAACGTGGGTTCTATCAGTAATAAAGGAATTGAAGTTGCATTGGTAACTAAAAATATTCAGACTAAAAATGTGTCTTGGGAAACCAGTTTTACTTTCACTAAAAACGTAAACAAATTAGAATCTATTTACGGGCAGGATAAAGTTGATGATGTTGGAAATAACTTATTTATTGGAGAAAATATTCACTCTTATTACAACTATGTTTTTGATGGAGTTTGGCAGGAAAGCGAAGCTGCAAAAGCACTTTCTTACGGTCAGAAACCTGGAGAAGCAAGAGTAAAAGATTTAAATAATGATGGAAAAATTGATGCCAATAATGACAGAGCAATTTTAGGAAATTACGATCCTAAATGGTCAGGAAGTTTTTCTACAACATTAAAAGTAAAACAATTTGATTTGTCATTGTCTTTAATCACAAATCAGGGAATGACCGTGTTTAGTGGTTTCCACGATAATTTTGCTGATGTAACAGACAGAGGACGTCAGAAATTAGATTTAAAAGATTGGTATATTCCTGCCAATGGCGCTGGTATCGCACCACAATATTCAAACACAAACCCTTTGCCACGTGGAGCAGGAGTTTATTATGATACTAATAACGTTGCTTTTTACAAAAATGCATCATTTGTCAAAGTTCAAAATATAGCATTAGGATATAGTTTGGATAATGATCTGGTAAATAAATTGAAACTTAAAAGCATGCGTTTTTATGTGAATGTGTTGAATCCGTTTGTAATTACACCTTATGAAGGTTACGATCCGGAATGGGCAACGGCAGCTTTAGCAGTGAATCGTGTGTCGACAATGACAGTTCAAATGGGATTAAGTTTAAAATTTTAA